Proteins co-encoded in one Bremerella sp. TYQ1 genomic window:
- a CDS encoding DUF11 domain-containing protein — MKNIYLRLAVIGGVVALGATAIGQSMMASRESSDPEPIEISQIPPGTQPQQVAAAFPDSQVVLASNDSPAEPSAEQPTPAKPPVTAATPTPAARFSVSESATSNETASPPANPAAAAANDGSAPPSRFSRFLGDSPSPPADSGPSTTEVTATPAASSSGSRFSIGDNAAPTPANPAAEAEPTNPASSGGTPTPPGPQSFATDSEASPPANPAAGMSPPPVRFQSGLPAAAADTAQQVTDTANSLAAEANAATDQAASSVRGAVENANNRFSSMVNSASQSISDQANAVTDSINEQMPQTAPMQPRFSSSANPAPQPTSAESATPTPPNPTRFSATTPAPSEPTAATPQPSVIGSATPSPYSQTRGFSASPAPPAMEEPSPQPMSQPQPTRFEQSPQIASLPSAATSAMTSGAMAASRPGEVHLEGDQQPSIRLEKVAPPEVQVGKVTTFEVQVENNGRVDASNVVVRDMVPTGAKLVSTSPQAQQGADGSLVWELGTLRPNERKTLKLEILPLQEGEIGSVASVVFAAKASAKSVVTRPKLEISQSSAGTVLAGNQLGITITLSNPGTGAATGIVLEENVPGNFAHPAGKELEFSVGTLRPGESRQLDLVLNAVAAGRVQNILRARGDGNLNAEHALDLEVVAPKLQVAMTGPKLRYLERPAKYTVSVSNPGTAPAHEIDVVTYLPKGLKFVEANNAGQYDSTRHAVFWNLQELPPSQTGTVELVALPIEPGEQRLRVEGSAQKGLTAEDESMVRVEGLAAMYFEVADLADPIEVGKQTTYEIKVVNQGSKEATNVNVTAMLPAGMKALGADGEVPGNVQGQQVTFQPIGRIDPKQTVRLKIQAQGTMPGDQRIVVRVRTDGIPDPITKEESTTVYTDQ, encoded by the coding sequence ATGAAGAACATTTACCTGCGTTTGGCCGTGATTGGTGGAGTGGTAGCATTAGGCGCCACCGCAATCGGACAATCGATGATGGCATCTCGGGAATCAAGCGATCCCGAGCCAATCGAAATCTCGCAAATCCCACCTGGGACGCAACCACAGCAAGTCGCTGCAGCGTTTCCCGATTCACAAGTCGTTCTCGCGTCGAACGATTCGCCTGCGGAGCCTTCTGCCGAACAACCAACTCCGGCCAAGCCTCCGGTAACCGCAGCAACGCCAACTCCAGCTGCTCGGTTCAGCGTTTCTGAATCGGCGACTTCCAACGAAACAGCATCGCCGCCTGCCAATCCGGCTGCCGCAGCCGCCAACGATGGCAGTGCTCCGCCAAGCCGCTTTAGCCGCTTTTTAGGCGATTCCCCTTCGCCGCCAGCAGACTCAGGACCTTCCACTACCGAAGTGACTGCTACGCCGGCAGCATCCAGCAGTGGAAGCCGTTTCAGCATTGGCGATAACGCCGCGCCAACGCCTGCCAACCCAGCCGCCGAAGCGGAACCGACCAATCCTGCATCCTCCGGCGGTACACCAACACCGCCAGGCCCGCAAAGCTTTGCTACCGATTCTGAAGCTTCGCCTCCGGCCAATCCAGCCGCAGGCATGTCGCCACCTCCTGTTCGCTTTCAATCAGGTCTTCCTGCCGCCGCAGCAGACACGGCCCAGCAAGTCACCGACACCGCCAACTCGTTGGCTGCCGAAGCAAACGCCGCAACCGATCAAGCTGCGTCGTCTGTGCGAGGTGCTGTCGAAAATGCCAACAATCGCTTTTCGTCGATGGTGAACTCGGCATCGCAGTCGATCTCGGATCAGGCCAACGCCGTGACCGATTCCATCAACGAGCAGATGCCGCAAACCGCTCCGATGCAGCCACGCTTCAGCTCCAGCGCGAATCCTGCACCACAGCCGACCTCAGCGGAATCAGCGACACCAACTCCTCCGAATCCAACCCGATTTTCGGCGACGACTCCAGCTCCGAGTGAGCCAACTGCTGCAACCCCTCAGCCCAGCGTGATTGGATCGGCGACACCGTCCCCTTATAGCCAAACACGCGGTTTCTCTGCTTCGCCGGCACCTCCAGCCATGGAAGAACCATCGCCACAGCCGATGAGCCAACCGCAACCGACACGCTTCGAGCAATCGCCTCAGATCGCTTCGCTGCCGTCTGCCGCAACAAGTGCCATGACCTCTGGGGCCATGGCCGCATCGCGTCCTGGCGAAGTTCACCTGGAAGGTGACCAGCAGCCCAGCATTCGCTTAGAGAAAGTTGCTCCGCCGGAAGTTCAAGTTGGCAAAGTGACCACCTTTGAAGTCCAAGTTGAAAACAACGGCCGAGTCGATGCCTCCAACGTCGTCGTTCGTGACATGGTTCCGACAGGCGCTAAGCTCGTATCGACCAGCCCTCAAGCCCAACAAGGAGCCGACGGGAGCCTGGTCTGGGAATTGGGTACACTTCGCCCGAACGAACGCAAGACTCTTAAACTGGAAATCCTTCCGCTTCAGGAAGGTGAAATCGGCAGTGTCGCCAGCGTTGTCTTTGCCGCGAAAGCTTCAGCCAAGTCAGTCGTAACACGTCCGAAACTGGAGATTTCACAGTCGAGTGCTGGAACCGTTTTGGCCGGCAATCAGCTCGGAATCACGATCACCTTGTCTAATCCCGGAACTGGTGCGGCAACGGGGATCGTGCTCGAAGAAAACGTTCCTGGCAACTTCGCCCATCCTGCTGGAAAAGAGCTGGAGTTTTCCGTTGGAACACTACGTCCCGGCGAATCGCGTCAGCTTGATCTCGTTCTGAACGCGGTCGCGGCCGGTCGAGTCCAAAACATCTTGCGTGCTCGCGGCGACGGCAATTTGAACGCCGAACATGCGTTGGACTTGGAAGTGGTCGCACCGAAGCTGCAAGTCGCGATGACTGGGCCTAAGCTGCGTTACCTCGAACGTCCGGCCAAGTATACTGTTTCGGTCAGCAACCCAGGCACCGCGCCTGCCCACGAAATCGATGTGGTGACATACCTTCCAAAGGGTCTGAAATTCGTCGAAGCCAACAACGCCGGTCAGTACGATTCGACGCGGCATGCTGTCTTCTGGAATCTCCAGGAGTTGCCACCGTCGCAAACTGGTACCGTCGAACTGGTCGCTTTGCCGATCGAGCCAGGCGAGCAGCGACTGCGAGTCGAAGGCTCCGCCCAAAAAGGCCTGACTGCTGAAGATGAATCGATGGTCCGCGTCGAAGGCTTGGCCGCCATGTACTTTGAGGTAGCTGACTTGGCCGATCCGATCGAAGTGGGCAAGCAAACCACCTACGAGATCAAAGTCGTCAATCAAGGCTCGAAAGAAGCGACCAACGTCAACGTGACCGCCATGCTGCCCGCTGGAATGAAAGCCCTCGGTGCCGACGGTGAAGTCCCAGGCAACGTCCAGGGGCAACAAGTCACCTTCCAGCCAATCGGACGGATCGATCCCAAGCAGACCGTTCGCCTGAAGATCCAAGCCCAAGGGACCATGCCCGGCGATCAACGCATCGTCGTCCGCGTCCGCACCGACGGTATTCCGGACCCAATCACCAAAGAAGAAAGCACGACGGTCTACACAGATCAGTAG
- a CDS encoding HEAT repeat domain-containing protein yields MSVRYLFLCVALLLCGTLSAAEPDAGKLIADLNAGGDQAYSAADDLADAPAAEAVPALTKALDSDDVELQRRAARALAQFGKEAHTATPALGKLLDSPVPKVRAYAVYALGKIGNGSNKYLPKLIKLIADEDATVRHEALEAMLEMDADPEVTLPIMVNVLENADHAMVLPVLSDLAEQGDKAVPRLRKALQNEKAAYWACLVAAEMGKTAAPAVPELTAVLDSEDPEVRMHALIALGEIGPESKPALSKVLAALDSDKIPAVKYSAAFALAAMEDAQATEALQKAAEGEDAFLSLMSYYAVAKLNPEDKQKMTTAATFLVEAMKNENGNVRAAAARCLANLEAPPEIVQPIIADALQDADPRVVVNITDAIVKMGPQVLPKVVEGLKDENLRWVSVGIIRQWGEAAPEAVAPLAKALKETDNEQFQAEVLMTLGAIGDKAAGGLDAIRPFIKSDSRTLQLDALYALGSIGSAAVSTKGEIEPLLSSEDPFTQFAAAWALAHIAPEDEAVATKAVPVLVAHLTDTTQDYIPGEAAMALAMFGEKAKSALPELKKAADAGNTAAAEAIESISM; encoded by the coding sequence ATGAGTGTCCGTTATTTGTTCCTGTGTGTCGCTCTGCTGTTGTGCGGCACCCTTTCTGCGGCCGAGCCAGATGCCGGCAAGCTGATTGCTGACCTGAATGCCGGAGGTGACCAGGCCTATTCAGCAGCAGACGATCTTGCCGATGCCCCTGCCGCAGAAGCAGTTCCTGCCCTGACGAAAGCGCTCGATAGCGACGACGTCGAACTACAGCGTCGCGCCGCTCGTGCGTTGGCACAGTTCGGCAAAGAAGCCCACACGGCCACCCCTGCCCTGGGCAAACTGCTCGATAGCCCTGTTCCCAAAGTGCGTGCCTACGCGGTCTACGCTCTCGGCAAAATCGGCAACGGCAGCAACAAGTATCTGCCAAAGTTGATCAAGCTGATTGCAGACGAAGATGCCACCGTTCGCCATGAAGCTCTGGAAGCCATGCTCGAAATGGATGCCGATCCTGAGGTGACGCTCCCGATCATGGTCAACGTGCTCGAAAATGCCGACCACGCCATGGTGCTGCCGGTCCTGAGCGATCTTGCCGAACAAGGCGACAAAGCCGTTCCTCGACTGCGCAAGGCTTTGCAGAACGAGAAAGCCGCCTACTGGGCATGTCTCGTGGCCGCTGAGATGGGCAAGACGGCCGCTCCTGCGGTTCCAGAGCTGACCGCGGTCCTTGATAGCGAAGACCCAGAAGTTCGTATGCATGCATTGATTGCTTTGGGCGAGATCGGACCAGAATCGAAGCCTGCCCTCAGCAAGGTGCTTGCCGCTCTTGATTCCGACAAAATCCCAGCCGTCAAGTATTCGGCCGCATTCGCCTTGGCAGCGATGGAAGATGCTCAAGCAACCGAAGCGTTGCAGAAAGCTGCCGAAGGGGAGGACGCCTTCCTCAGCCTGATGAGCTACTACGCCGTCGCCAAGCTGAACCCCGAAGATAAGCAGAAGATGACCACGGCGGCTACGTTCCTGGTCGAAGCCATGAAGAACGAAAACGGCAACGTTCGCGCTGCCGCTGCCCGCTGTTTGGCCAATCTGGAAGCACCACCGGAGATCGTTCAACCGATCATCGCGGATGCGCTCCAAGACGCTGACCCACGCGTGGTGGTCAACATCACCGACGCAATCGTAAAGATGGGCCCTCAGGTCTTGCCGAAAGTTGTCGAAGGTTTGAAAGACGAAAACCTTCGCTGGGTATCGGTCGGTATCATCCGCCAGTGGGGTGAAGCCGCTCCGGAAGCCGTCGCTCCGCTTGCGAAAGCCTTGAAAGAAACCGACAACGAACAGTTCCAAGCCGAAGTGCTGATGACCTTGGGTGCCATCGGCGATAAAGCTGCTGGTGGGTTGGATGCGATTCGCCCCTTTATTAAGTCCGATTCGCGCACGCTGCAACTTGATGCCCTGTACGCATTGGGCAGCATCGGCAGTGCCGCAGTTTCGACCAAGGGCGAGATCGAACCGCTTCTTTCGAGCGAAGATCCTTTCACCCAGTTCGCTGCTGCTTGGGCGTTGGCTCACATTGCTCCAGAAGACGAAGCTGTCGCCACCAAAGCCGTTCCTGTGCTTGTCGCTCATCTGACTGACACTACGCAGGACTACATCCCTGGCGAAGCGGCTATGGCGTTGGCCATGTTCGGCGAGAAAGCCAAGTCGGCTCTTCCTGAACTGAAGAAAGCAGCCGATGCCGGCAATACGGCAGCTGCCGAAGCAATCGAATCGATCTCGATGTAA
- a CDS encoding TVP38/TMEM64 family protein, with protein MPRKMGDSPGESMRTFLKILTLLAAALAIPIVPFVIWGESLSEMAAAWEQTQSSPVVTAIVLFGLLSLDVFLPVPSSLVNTLAGAKLGALAGGFVCFAGLSVGAAIGFGLAKMAGPALQRRWLKEEDAASLKKFADTWGVVTLVVTRALPILAEATVVLLGVQGLSWRKFWPPVLFSNAGIALAYAAFGQMAAEQEWLVIALAVSAGLPLLLTFFARRWLYARAKEETV; from the coding sequence ATGCCACGAAAAATGGGGGATTCACCAGGCGAATCGATGCGGACATTCCTGAAAATCCTGACCCTTTTGGCCGCCGCTTTGGCGATTCCGATCGTTCCCTTCGTCATTTGGGGGGAATCGCTCTCGGAAATGGCTGCTGCGTGGGAGCAAACCCAGTCTAGCCCAGTGGTTACGGCAATCGTACTGTTTGGACTTCTCTCGCTGGACGTTTTCTTGCCGGTGCCGTCGAGTTTGGTCAACACGCTGGCAGGGGCCAAGTTAGGGGCTTTGGCTGGGGGATTCGTCTGTTTCGCGGGGCTTTCTGTCGGAGCGGCGATTGGTTTTGGCCTCGCCAAAATGGCGGGTCCGGCCCTTCAGCGACGTTGGCTGAAAGAGGAGGACGCCGCGAGCCTTAAAAAGTTTGCCGACACTTGGGGAGTGGTCACTTTGGTAGTGACGAGGGCATTACCGATCTTGGCGGAAGCCACCGTCGTGCTGCTGGGCGTGCAAGGATTATCTTGGCGAAAATTTTGGCCGCCGGTCCTATTTTCCAATGCAGGAATCGCGTTGGCCTATGCGGCATTCGGGCAAATGGCGGCAGAACAGGAATGGCTAGTCATTGCGTTGGCCGTTTCGGCCGGGCTGCCGCTGCTGTTAACGTTTTTCGCTCGACGCTGGTTGTACGCTCGTGCGAAAGAAGAAACCGTATAG
- the rpiB gene encoding ribose 5-phosphate isomerase B, whose product MKIAIGSDHRGFEVKTKIIEHLHKLGHESFDCGAHDCNSIDYPDIASAVAEKIVSGEVDRGILICGSGIGMAITANKFPGVRAATCHDDLTAEMSRRHNNVNVMCLSADLLGERLIDRMVDLWITTEFEKGRHERRIEKITAVEKRFFKDD is encoded by the coding sequence ATGAAAATCGCGATTGGAAGTGATCATCGTGGGTTTGAAGTAAAGACGAAAATCATCGAGCACTTGCACAAGCTAGGGCACGAATCGTTCGACTGCGGTGCCCACGACTGTAACAGCATCGATTATCCTGACATCGCTTCGGCCGTGGCTGAAAAGATTGTCAGCGGCGAAGTCGACCGAGGCATTCTGATCTGCGGCTCTGGCATCGGCATGGCCATCACCGCCAACAAATTCCCCGGCGTTCGCGCGGCAACTTGCCACGACGATCTGACCGCCGAGATGAGTCGTCGTCATAACAACGTCAACGTGATGTGCCTTTCGGCCGACTTGCTCGGCGAGCGGTTGATCGACCGGATGGTTGACTTATGGATCACGACAGAGTTTGAGAAGGGCCGGCACGAGCGCCGCATCGAAAAGATTACCGCGGTCGAAAAGCGATTTTTTAAGGACGACTAA
- a CDS encoding L-threonylcarbamoyladenylate synthase, translating into MPATVIDVKAADDRRDVVHRAVQALVEGQLVAFPTETVYGLAASALNPQAIHDLRHAKGRPETNPFALCVPGADTLWDYVPDASPLMCRLARRCWPGPVTLVMPTGESSVVSQFHEEVRQAVSPTGMVGLRIPAHDLISQVMHFLPGPLALTSANLSGQPDAIHGKEVVEALGDRVGLILDDGKCRYGQPSSVVKVEGNHFQMLRQGVVSESVLNHLSSYFVLFVCTGNTCRSPMAEVVMQKHLADKLGTTIDQLDQKGVLVASAGIAAYPGGRAAPEAIHILGARGLDLNGHASQPLSDRLVEQADMILTMTTGHRDAILARWPDARDRTQTLSSDGRDIADPIGGSEDVYRTCLEQIESEIKLRVKDLDLDNLLPS; encoded by the coding sequence TTCCGACCGAGACCGTTTATGGCCTGGCTGCTTCGGCGCTCAATCCTCAGGCCATCCATGATCTGCGTCACGCCAAGGGGCGACCGGAAACGAATCCCTTCGCTTTGTGCGTCCCCGGTGCCGATACGCTATGGGACTATGTTCCGGATGCATCGCCGCTGATGTGCCGATTGGCGCGACGATGCTGGCCAGGCCCAGTTACGTTAGTAATGCCGACCGGGGAAAGTTCGGTCGTATCGCAGTTCCATGAAGAAGTTCGCCAGGCCGTTTCGCCCACCGGGATGGTCGGCCTGCGAATTCCGGCCCACGATTTGATTTCCCAAGTGATGCACTTTCTGCCTGGTCCGTTGGCATTAACGAGTGCGAATCTGTCTGGTCAGCCAGATGCGATTCATGGAAAAGAGGTCGTAGAGGCCCTGGGAGATCGGGTAGGATTAATTCTGGACGACGGAAAGTGCCGTTATGGGCAACCTTCCAGTGTCGTCAAAGTGGAAGGCAACCACTTCCAGATGTTACGCCAAGGAGTCGTTTCGGAGAGTGTTTTGAATCACCTGAGCAGCTACTTCGTTCTGTTTGTTTGTACCGGAAATACGTGTCGCAGCCCGATGGCCGAAGTGGTCATGCAAAAGCATTTAGCCGACAAGCTTGGCACCACGATTGATCAGTTGGATCAAAAAGGGGTGCTTGTCGCTTCGGCCGGTATTGCCGCTTATCCTGGCGGTCGAGCCGCACCGGAAGCGATTCATATCCTGGGGGCTCGCGGCTTGGACTTAAACGGCCACGCCAGCCAACCGTTGAGCGATCGCCTGGTCGAACAAGCCGACATGATTTTGACGATGACGACAGGACATCGCGACGCCATCCTGGCTCGTTGGCCAGACGCACGCGATCGAACGCAAACGCTAAGCAGCGACGGCCGCGACATTGCCGATCCGATTGGAGGTTCGGAAGATGTTTATCGCACCTGTTTGGAACAGATCGAATCGGAAATCAAGCTTCGCGTCAAAGATCTGGACTTGGACAACCTCCTTCCCTCCTAG